In a genomic window of Trichoderma atroviride chromosome 4, complete sequence:
- a CDS encoding uncharacterized protein (EggNog:ENOG41~TransMembrane:12 (i144-162o192-212i224-246o252-270i282-303o315-335i419-444o464-482i494-513o519-540i561-581o587-609i)), which yields MIIFCQTPLIISLLENRCNLLYTLLFAMASSGRNTRASTRNDGRFSLQMRSRRSNEKAIIDNPLAHLTDEELQRDVRSFVENHIPSIAYEDLIRAARVAKDVRLYDEVARKEGYHDESDLLVQLTEEEKRALRRERDVPFSEKGMRAVILTVSIAALLQGFVQSSFNGAGLYREEWGLQEHVRMGSSVNWEFGAVNAVPFFVAAVIGCPLALPINYWFGRRGGICAAAVLIFASSIAAAFSISWYSLLGVRVFNGIGMGIKAVSTPILAGETAVGFWRGSAILLWQLWVAFGIMIGFAFNLLFTKAQTDRTTLALINAAPMVPSLALLIIAIFFCPESPQYHLTKGPNYDVKKAFISMTKLRNTELQALRDMYLVYKSLENESMGLGNLDANAFRSPGFFWVIRDFLRQYRQLFQQRRLYNALISASTVNLAQQLCGINVMAFYSGYLFTDVGTGREYSKMISMVYSLGFGAINFLFALPAVRSIDTMGRRRWLLITLPFMALFMLGAGLSFMIETPTIRIGVAAFFLFMFSAAYSPGLGPIPFTLASESFPLSHREAGTSWAIAINLGFAGVLSIAFPIIDSGVKAAGALCIFAILNVFAFVLVFLLVEETKRRTLEELDHIFAVSKRKFMRYQLLDNLPWLIRCRLFGGKQPKPELYEDMTWGSASADYDDSTPFQNAEFMGRYQEPAAPAAVELVQHRGFEFAPIEARAQSSEYNLKATNNFGPVSNRF from the exons atgatcATTTTTTGTCAAACACCTCTCATCATTTCTCTTTTGGAAAATCGGTGTAATTTGTTGTATACTCTGCTGTTCGCGATGGCCTCATCAGGCCGAAACACGCGTGCGTCGACTCGCAATGACGGGCGATTTTCTCTCCAAATGCGAAGTAGACGCTCAAACGAAAAGGCAATCATCGATAATCCTCTAG CCCATCTGACGGATGAAGAATTGCAACGCGACGTCCGATCTTTCGTAGAGAACCACATACCGTCTATCGCATACGAGGATCTTATACGTGCTGCTCGAGTTGCCAAGGATGTCCGTTTATATGATGAAGTTGCTAGGAAAGAGGGATATCACGACGAGTCAGACCTTTTAGTGCAACtcacagaagaggagaagcgaGCTCTGCGCCGTGAAAGGGATGTGCCCTTTAGTGAAAAGGGCATGCGAGCTGTCATTCTCACAGTTTCCATTGCTGCTCTATTACAAG GCTTCGTTCAATCGTCTTTCAATGGCGCTGGGTTGTATAGAGAAGAGTGGGGGCTCCAAGAACACGTCAGGATGGGCAGTTCTGTGAATTGGGAATTCGGAGCCGTCAACGCAGTTCCTTTCTTTGTTGCCGCGGTTATTGGCTGCCCTCTTGCGCTGCCAATCAATTACTGGTTTGGCAGACGTGGAGGCATTTGCGCTGCCGCCGTGTTGATATTCGCGAGCTCCATAGCGGCAGCTTTTTCAATATCTTGGTATTCTCTGCTAGGGGTAAGAGTGTTTAACGGCATCG GCATGGGAATCAAGGCCGTCAGTACGCCAATCTTGGCCGGAGAGACTGCTGTCGGATTCTGGCGAGGATCTGCCATCCTTTTGTGGCAGCTATG GGTCGCATTTGGCATCATGATTGGCTTCGCATTCAACCTCCTCTTCACAAAAGCTCAAACGGACCGAACAACACTGGCTCTTATCAATGCGGCGCCCATGGTGCCCAGCCTGGCACTCCTGATTATCGCCATATTCTTTTGCCCCGAATCTCCCCAATATCATCTTACAAAAGGCCCCAACTATGATGTCAAAAAGGCGTTCATAAGCATGACCAAACTGCGAAACACCGAG CTGCAAGCGCTACGGGATATGTATCTTGTGTACAAGTCGCTCGAAAACGAGTCCATGGGTCTAGGCAATCTAGACGCCAATGCGTTTCGATCGCCGGGATTCTTCTGGGTCATTCGAGATTTCCTCAGACAGTACAGACAGCTTTTCCAGCAGAGGCGTTTATACAACGCCTTGATATCTGCTTCGACGGTGAACTTGGCTCAACAGCTGTGCGGAA TAAACGTTATGGCTTTCTATTCTG GATACCTCTTCACCGACGTCGGTACTGGTCGCGAATACTCGAAAATGATATCAATGGTGTATAGTCTTGGCTTCG GCGCAATCAACTTCTTGTTTGCACTGCCGGCGGTGAGAAGTATCGACACGATGGGCAGACGCAGGTGGCTCCTGATTACGCTTCCTTTCATGGCGCTATTCATGCTCGGCGCTGGCTTGTCTTTCATGATTGAAACTCCAACCATCAGGATAGGGGttgctgcctttttcttattta TGTTTTCAGCGGCGTATTCTCCAGGTTTAGGACCGATCCCCTTTACTCTCGCATCAGAAAGCTTTCCTTTGTCCCACAGAGAAGCA GGAACTTCTTGGGCGATTGCAATCAACTTGGGCTTTGCCGGCGTCTTGTCAATTGCCTTTCCAAT CATTGATTCGGGCGTCAAAGCAGCTGGCGCATTGTGCATCTTCGCAATCCTCAacgtctttgcctttgtcttggtctttttgcttgtcgAGGAGACAAAGCGCCGCACCCTCGAGGAGCTGGATCACATCTTTGCTGTTTCCAAGAGAAAGTTTATGCGTTACCAACTACTCGACAATCTCCCGTGGCTGATCCGATGCCGTCTCTTTGGAGGCAAGCAGCCCAAACCGGAGCTCTATGAGGATATGACATGGGGCTCGGCCTCGGCAGACTATGACGACTCGACGCCTTTCCAGAATGCTGAATTCATGGGACGCTATCAGGAACCCGCAGCCCCAGCGGCCGTGGAACTGGTCCAGCATCGCGGCTTTGAGTTTGCTCCCATTGAGGCGAGGGCCCAGTCCAGTgaatataatttaaaggcAACAAACAACTTTGGTCCTGTGAGCAACCGATTCTAG
- a CDS encoding uncharacterized protein (EggNog:ENOG41~CAZy:GH5): MASFRLTIENGQFRDGQGRQLVLRGINVAGDTKLPSKPNQPSHVGDDFFDGDNVTFHERPFTKQDAPMHFARIKRFGFNTIRYLFTWEALEAAGPGIYDEEYIKHTIEILRIAKSYGFYVFMDPHQDVWSRFTGGSGAPMWTLYACGLNPQSFAATEASIVHNTYPEPDQFPKMIWSTNYYRLAAGTIFTLFFAGKDFAPKCIIDGVNIQDYLQSHFINACAHLAKRIHEAGDLENEVVIGWESMNEPNRGMTGYADLTVIPKEHPLKKGTCPTMWQTFLTGMGRACEVETWDMGGLGPYKTGTKLVDPHGEFAWLPEGYDDSRYGWKRDAGWKLGECIWAQHGVWDLSTDTILKKDYFAKNPNTGTTIDYPEFTNTYFMDFWRRYKTACRDHHKDCIMLMQYPTLELPPQIKGTEDDDPRLVFTPHFYDGITLMTKHWNSSWNVDVVGVLRGKYWHPAFAIKLGETAIRNCLRDQLATLRQEGIDRMGNHPCLMTEFGIPYDMDDKKAYKTGDYSSQSAALDANYFAAEGSGMEGYCLWVYSSTNDHERGDQWNGEDLSIISVDDKLPATSSILSEPAFDQSTSSLVKGGSAVVAAETLEEAGVTPGNLQRTLTNPSISSAPSDKDPELTNAPGYRAAEAFIRPTPTTVAGKLISSGFDLRNCTFNIKVSAAQAAADDTPTIIFLPEYHFPKQECEVAVSAGRWEITFDNSQGTLLQLLKWWQPEGEQTLTIKGLVRKYNVAEGSPEDSGYLEQCQANAGNCCIM, translated from the coding sequence ATGGCATCCTTTCGTCTGACAATTGAAAATGGCCAGTTCCGCGATGGCCAGGGCCGCCAGCTCGTTCTCCGCGGCATCAACGTCGCCGGAGACACCAAACTGCCCAGCAAGCCCAACCAGCCCTCTCACGTAGGCGACGACTTCTTCGACGGCGACAATGTGACGTTCCACGAGCGGCCGTTTACCAAGCAGGATGCCCCGATGCACTTTGCGAGGATCAAGCGCTTTGGCTTCAACACGATCCGATACCTGTTTACCTGGGAGGCCCTTGAGGCGGCTGGGCCGGGGATATACGACGAAGAATACATCAAGCACACGATTGAGATCCTGAGAATTGCCAAAAGCTACGGCTTCTACGTCTTCATGGATCCTCACCAGGACGTCTGGTCACGATTTACCGGCGGCTCTGGAGCCCCCATGTGGACGCTTTACGCCTGCGGGCTGAATCCCCAGAGCTTTGCTGCGACAGAGGCATCGATTGTCCACAATACATATCCTGAGCCCGACCAGTTTCCCAAAATGATCTGGTCTACCAACTATTATCGACTTGCTGCCGGGACAATATTcacccttttctttgctggcaAGGACTTTGCCCCGAAATGCATCATTGACGGCGTGAATATCCAAGACTATCTGCAGAGCCACTTTATAAATGCATGCGCGCATCTTGCGAAGCGTATCCATGAGGCCGGGGACCTGGAGAACGAGGTCGTCATCGGCTGGGAGAGCATGAACGAGCCAAACAGAGGCATGACTGGATACGCTGATTTGACCGTCATTCCCAAGGAGCATCCCCTCAAAAAGGGAACTTGCCCGACCATGTGGCAGACTTTCCTCACGGGAATGGGCAGAGCATGCGAGGTCGAGACATGGGATATGGGGGGACTCGGGCCTTACAAGACAGGAACCAAGCTTGTCGACCCGCACGGCGAATTTGCATGGCTGCCCGAAGGATATGACGATTCAAGATACGGATGGAAGCGCGATGCCGGGTGGAAGTTGGGCGAGTGCATCTGGGCGCAACATGGCGTATGGGATCTCTCGACGGATACTATCCTGAAAAAGGATTATTTTGCCAAAAACCCCAATACCGGGACAACGATTGACTATCCCGAATTTACAAATACCTATTTCATGGACTTTTGGCGGAGATACAAAACGGCCTGCCGAGACCATCACAAAGACTGTATCATGCTGATGCAATATCCGACTCTGGAGCTTCCTCCCCAAATCAAGGGTACCGAAGATGACGACCCAAGGCTCGTTTTCACACCGCACTTTTATGATGGCATTACCCTCATGACGAAGCATTGGAACAGCAGTTGGAATGTCGATGTCGTCGGTGTCCTGCGAGGGAAATATTGGCATCCTGCTTTTGCTATCAAACTCGGCGAGACGGCAATCCGAAACTGTCTAAGAGATCAATTAGCAACTCTGAGGCAAGAGGGCATTGATCGGATGGGTAACCATCCTTGCCTGATGACAGAGTTTGGAATTCCCTACGACATGGACGACAAGAAAGCATACAAGACGGGAGACTACTCGAGCCAATCCGCGGCATTGGATGCCAACTACTTTGCGGCCGAAGGATCAGGAATGGAAGGATACTGCCTTTGGGTCTATTCCAGCACAAACGACCATGAAAGGGGAGATCAATGGAACGGTGAAGATTTGTCCATCATTTCGGTGGATGATAAGCTTCCCGCTACATCATCCATTCTAAGTGAGCCTGCTTTCGACCAATCGACGTCCAGCCTGGTTAAAGGTGgctctgctgttgttgcaGCGGAAActttggaagaagctggtgtGACTCCAGGGAATCTTCAACGAACACTTACGAATCCATCAATCAGCTCTGCTCCCTCCGATAAGGATCCGGAGTTGACAAATGCTCCGGGCTACCGTGCTGCAGAAGCCTTTATTCGACCAACGCCGACGACTGTGGCTGGAAAATTAATCTCTTCTGGCTTTGATTTACGTAACTGTACCTTTAATATCAAAGTTTCAGCTGCTCAGGCCGCAGCCGACGATACACCTACTATAATATTCCTTCCCGAATATCACTTCCCCAAGCAGGAATGTGAAGTTGCAGTCTCGGCTGGCAGATGGGAGATCACTTTTGATAACAGCCAGGGCAcactgcttcagcttctcaaaTGGTGGCAGCCTGAAGGAGAACAGACTCTGACGATCAAAGGTCTGGTGCGAAAGTACAATGTGGCCGAAGGCAGCCCTGAAGACTCGGGTTACCTGGAGCAGTGTCAAGCGAATGCGGGAAATTGTTGCATCATGTGA